The Glutamicibacter mishrai DNA window GATGCAGCCGGCCTCGGAGTCGGTGTCCAGCGTTTCCCACTGGGCCGACTGCGAGAATGCGGTCGAGGAACGCACGCCGCCTGGGGCTGCATGCCACAGGGCGAGGGATTCTTCGCTCGCGCTTCCGCCACGGATATCCCAGTTATCGAGCCATTCGCCCAGGGTTGCCGAGTGGACGGTATGCACGGTTTCATCCAGCAGGCCGCCACGGCGCAATTCGCCGAGGATGGCCGGGATGCCGCCGGCGCGGTGGACATCTTCCATGTAGTAGATGGTGCCGTTGCCGGCAGCGTTCGGTGCCACCTTGGCCAGGCATGGCACGCGGCGGGAGACTTCATCAATCTCGTCCAAGCCGAAGTCCACGCCGGCCTCGCGGGCGGCGGCCAGCAGGTGCAGGATGGTGTTGGTGGAACCGCCCATGGCGATGTCCAGGGCCATGGCGTTGCCGAAGGCTTCCACGGTGGCGATGCTGCGAGGCAGAACCGACTCGTCGCTCTCGCCGTAGTAGCGGTTGGCGATATCCACTACCAGCTTGCCTGCGTTCTGGTACAGATCCTTGCGGGCGGTGTGGGTCGCCAGAGTGGAGCCGTTGCCAGGCAGGGACAGGCCCATCGCCTCGGTCAGGCAGTTCATCGAGTTGGCGGTGAACATGCCGGAGCAGGAGCCACAGGTTGGGCAAGCCGACTCTTCGATGCGAAGCAGGTCTGCGTCGGAGACGTTCTCGTTCACTGCCTCGGAGATGGCATCCACCAGGTCCAGGGTGCGGACGGTGCCATCCACCAGGGTGGCGCGGCCTGATTCCATTGGCCCTCCGGAGACGAAGACGGTCGGGATGTTCAGGCGCAGTGCCGCCATGAGCATGCCGGGGGTGATCTTGTCGCAGTTGGAGATGCAGATCAGTGCGTCAGCGCAGTGGGCATTAACCATGTACTCCACGGAGTCCGCGATGAGGTCGCGGGAAGGCAGGGAGTAGAGCATGCCGCCGTGGCCCATGGCGATTCCATCATCTACGGCGATGGTGTTGAATTCGCGGGGGATGCCGCCGGCAGCTTCGATGGCCTCGGAGACAATGCGGCCTACCGGCTGCAGGTGGGTGTGTCCGGGGACGAACTCGGTGAAGCTGTTGGCCACGGCGATGATTGGCTTGCGGCCAAGATCTGCGCCATTAACGCCGGCTGCGCGGAACAGTGCGCGAGCGCCGGCCATATTGCGGCCATGGGTAACGGTGTGTGAACGAAGTGTGGTCATTTTAAAATCTCACCATAAATTTGTTCCCAAACCCAGACGGTGATGATACTAGTAGTACTACTACCATGATGAGAAAGCCGGGTTATGAACGCAGGTCAGAGGCGTCGGGAAGAACTGGCGGCATTTCTCAAAGACCGTCGCGCTCGTGCTGATCGAGCCTCCCACGGTTTGCCCGAGGTTGGACGCAGCCGGGTCAGGGGATTGCGCCGCGAGGAAGTGGCCACGCTCGCTGGGGTGTCCGCCACCTGGTACACGTGGTTGGAACAAGCCCGTGACATCAATCCGTCGCGTCAGGTCATGCAAGCCCTTGCACGACTGTTCCGGCTGAGCGCTGTCGAATCCAGCTACCTTTTATCCCTGGCTGGACATGGTGAAGTGGCGCCCGAAGAATCCAGCGCCATGACCCCGGCCCTGCAGCGGCTCTTGGATGTCATGGATTTCCCGGCCTTCTTGCTTTCCTCGGATTGGGCCATCATCGGTTGGAACGCCGAGTACGCGCAGCTATATCCGCGGATCAGCACCGTGGAAACCGAGGACCGAAACTTGCTGTGGCTGGTCTTCACCGATGCCCAACTGCGCGAAATGCTGCCCGACTGGGAAAAGCAAAGCTGCGGATTTGTAGGCAGCTTCCGTGCAGAAACCCGAGGATGGCTTAGTCCATCGGGTGAAAGCGGCATTGTCGCGAGGGTTTCCGCGGCATCAGAGGAATTTGCGGCGATCTGGAATGAACGGGATGTCGCCGGGTTCCAGACGGGAGAGCGGCTTTTCCGCCATCCAGCCAAGGGACTGACTCGTTATGAGCAGCACAATCTGACGCCGGCTGAAGCACCGGACCTCACGTTGCTGATGTACACGCCGCTATAGGTCTCACTTCTTAGCAAGATCTGACCTTTGCGACTCCCTCCTGTGAAACTCATTGTCAAAGACAAGAGCTTGAAATACCGCTGTAATCTCGCCCTGCAAGACTTGAAGGACCACAGGTTTTAGGGGCCTTCAAGTACTCGCGAGAGGTCGATGACTCCCAATTTGATCCGGGCAGCGGCGCCCCTTAGGCGTAAAGGATTCAATAATGTTCGGACTCGGACTGGTCGTGATCTTGGGAGTGACGATCGTTCTGTGCACAGGGCTGGCTAGCAGGCTGCGAGTTGCTCCTCCGGTCCTGCTCCTGCTGAGCGGTTTATTGCTTGGATTCCTACCATCGCTTCGAGAAGTCTCGTTGCCTCCCGAAGTGGTTCTGTTCTTGTTCTTGCCGGCATTGCTGTTCTGGGAAAGCCTGACAACATCACTGCGTGAAATTCGAACGAACCTCCGGGGCATCATCTTGGCCAGCACCTTGCTGGTTGTAGCCACTGCTGGAGCCGTTGCCGTGATTGGGTATCTCTTCGGCATGGCCTGGGGACCGGCCTGGGTCCTCGGCGCGGCCCTCGCACCGACGGATGCCACCGCGGTCGGCGCGCTGACCCGCAATTTGTCACGTCGAGACGTAACTCTGTTGAAAACCGAAAGCCTGATCAATGACGGCACGGCGCTGGTCATTTATGGCATTGCCGTGGGCGCCACAGTGGGAACCGAAAAATTACCGCGCTGCATGTTTCGTGGCTGGTGATCGTGGCTTACGCAGGTGGAATTCTTGTTGGAGCTGTTCTGGCCCTGGTGGTGATTCGACTGCGCGCGCAGATGAACAGTCCCGCCCAAGAAACAGTCTTGACCACACTCACGCCATTTCTTGCGTACTTCCTTGCCGAGATCATCGAAGCGTCCGGCGTTCTGGCAGTTGTCACGGCTGGTCTGTTCATGAGCCAGGCAAGGCCTCGGCGATCCCGGGCGGGATCTCGTCGTCAGTCCGACGGTTTCTGGAGCCTGTTCACGTTCATACTCAACGCGTCGTTGTTCGTGCTCGTGGGACTCGAACTGCATGCCGCGGCCCGGCTCTTGAACGGCGATTTGGTGGTTCGGGGGCTGATGCTCGTCGCCATCATTTCGCTCAGCCTGATCATTGTGAGGATCGGCCATCTCTTTACGGTGACCTACATTATCCGGCTACTGGATCGCAGACCTGCACAGCGGCTTCGCCGAGTTAGCCATAGGGCTCGAATTGTCAGCGGAGTCGCAGGCTTTCGCGGAGCAGTGTCTCTGGCTGCCGCGCTCGGAGTGCCCTTGCTGGTTGCCTCGGGTGAGCCATTCCCCGAACGGGATTTAATAGTTTTTGTCACGTCAGGGGTTATCGGGGTCACCATTCTTGTCCAGGGGCTGATCTTGCCGGCGGTCGTGCGATGGGCAGCGCTCGCACAGGATACGGCCATGCACGAGGAGCGTTATCTAGCTGAACGAACGGCCACGCAAGAAGCCTTGGCGGCCCTTGACGAGGCCGCCATGGCACTGGGCACCGACAGCACTGTGAGCCAGAGGCTCCGCAAAGACTACGAAACCCATCTGCGCATCATCAACGCTGGCGCTCGAAACATCGACGGTGATGACGAAGTGCGCCAAGAACAGCAATACAAGGCTCTGCGTCTGCACATGCTGGAGCAAAAGCGTGCCACAGTGGTGCGACTGCGCAACGAAGGACATATAGATGACACCGTCCTTCGCATGATCCAGAACAAGCTGGATTCTGAAGAACTGCGCTTGGCGCCCGAGCAGCTTTCGGAGTAAGCATTGACCGCCGGCTAACGTGATGCCACGTTGGAATCGCGAAAAGAATCGCGGCTGGAACTCAATTCGTTGATTGATTTCCAGCCGCGATTCGACCTTGCAATGCTAGTCCAGATCCAAGGTGAACTTCGTTCCGTCTTTGCGAGGGAAGGTGATAGATCCGAGCTCCTCGGCAGTTGCTGGCTCCATGGCAATGGAAACAACGCCAAAGTCCGTGGCCTTGAATTCAACGGGCGGGCGGAGATCTTCGTGGTTGCCCGGTATCTTCAGCAACTCGGTTCGGGCCGCGTCTTCGGTGATATCAGGTGGAAGCATAGCAAGCACCACGCCTGGCTTGTCCTTTGTGCTGTCGATGCTCAGTTTCAGTCCCTCATCCTTCACTTCCGATGGGTCCTCGCACTCAACTTCAGGCCCGTTCAAAGTCGCGGTTCCATCGCCGTCACCGCTATTTGCCCAGGCGATCAAGCACAGCTCATCTTCATCATTGACCGCTGCGAATTCCTGGGCGTAGGACAACGGAGCCAAGGCGCGCAGGCTTGATGCCTTGATCGACGGTTCGTTGAATTCTGCAGGTGCCTTGTCCTCGTCGCTCTGAGCCTGCGCGAGGGTGGGGATGATGTCCTGTGCGGTGACACTGCCGGCACTGGAAGTCGGAGACGGCGAGGATGAGGAGCTTGCGCTGGGAGCTGACTGGCTTGATTCGGAAGCAGGTTCAGCCGATGTGCCGGACTTATCGGTTGTTTCGGTGGCCGTTGAGCAAGCGGTGGCTAAGAGAACAGCGCTTAGGCCTAGGAGGACTGGGAGCTTGGATTTCATCGGGATCCCTCGGATTCAGTGGTAGATGTAGCAGCAACGTTCATGTTCGCGTGCTCGACAAGGTGCACAGTAAGCTGTCCTTCTGCCCAAGCGCCTGAGTGAAACAGGCATGTAGCTAGGGGTTTAAGCCCACCTTAAGTTCAAACGCTAACACCCGTTTCATCTGGCAAGCAAGCATTTTATTCCAGAGATTTGCTCAAATCGACAAAGTCATGAATGTCCATGCTTTCAAGGTGAACCTTTGATAAAGATTGCCTCGTTGGACGTCGCTACGCATCTTGGGTTGACTCTGTTTTCGGGGGCTCCGAAGGGCCGCACAGTCCAGGGGCCTAGAGAGGCTGCTGCGCGACTAATTCACGAAATCAGAATGGAGGTCCTAGCTCGCCAGGAATGCGAGTGCTTTTTCCTTGAACTCACGGCTAGTGACCGCATTGGCATGATTTCTTCCAGCCAGCCAGAGTACCTCGTTGCGGGTTCCAGCATCCTTGAGCAATCGACGAAGCCGCGGCAGGGTAGTGGCCAAATCATCTTGGTCCCCAGCTACCAGTAGCGTCGGCACGGACGGAATCTTCGCGGCCGGATCGTAAGGCTCGGATTTGATGGCTTCAATGAGCTCAAATAAAGCAGAGATGTCATTGCTTGGCTCTGCTTGGGCAATCTTCATGATGGTTGCGGTGTAGTCGTCATTGATCGGCTCACCCGCTGCCACATTTGCTCGTCCTTGAACAAGGTCAAAGGCCGCCAATGGATCGCCGGCGCCGGGGCCACCCATGATCAGGTGCTCCACCAGATCAGGATTGAAAGCCGCGAACTCCCAGGCAAGACGTGACCCCAGAGAATATCCGATGACGTCGACGGGACCTTCGTCGAATTCCATGACAATGGCGGCCAGTGCCTGGCGGATCTGGCTAGGCGCCCAGCTTCCTTCATTGCGGCGTGGATCTTCGCCATGTCCGGGAAGGTCGACAAGCAGAACGTTGCGTCCCGCATCGGTGAAATATTTCAGCCATCGCGAGCGCTCCCAGTTCAATTCGCCGGATGAGGCGAAGCCATGGATGAACAGCACGGATGGGCCACTCACCTCGGCGTTTGTGCGAACCACTCGTAGATTCAGATCCAGTGTCATGCCTTAGATCATAGGTCATGATCAACCGAAATCCGGTGCAAGGTTAGCGTCGCGCGATACTTAATGTCAGAATGACTCTAACGAAAATCGACGCACTGAAATCGAGGCAAAGACAAGATGTCATCGGCACCGGGATGGGCAAACGTCAACGAGCGACGCAACCTGCCGCCCGCACTAGCGGTCTCGACCGTCATTCTCGGCATACGAGAAGGCCAAGACGGCGGGCCGGATAAGCTCTGCCTGCCCTTGGTGCGTCGAATCCGGCAACCACACGCGGGCCTGTGGGCACTGCCGGGCGGTCCAGTGGACGCAAGAGAATCCTTGGGACAAGCAGCCGGACGGAACCTTGCCGAGACCACTGGACTGCGCCCCAGCTACCTAGAACAGCTGTATACCTTCGGCGACATCGATAGATCACCCACCCACCGACTGGTGACCATCGCCTACTTCGCGTTGCTCAACGCAGACCAGGTTGGGGCAACAGTCCAGGACGAGAACGTGGCATGGTTCGACATCGATGATCCGAGGATCGCCCAGCTGGCCTTTGACCACCGCAAGATCGTCGACTACGCGCTATGGCGGTTACGCAACAAAACCGAATACGGGCAAATCGCCCATCGGCTTCTGGGGGAGCGATTTACCCTGGCAGCCCTGCGAGGCGTCTATGAAGCGATCCTGGGCCGCCGGCTGGACCCGGCGAACTTCCGGCGCACGCTGAAAAATACCGCCACCATCGAGGCCACGGAAGAATACCTGGCTGGCGGACAACACCGGCCGCCTCGCCTTTACCGCTATGTCGGACATGGCCCGGACCCACTCGAAGTAGACCCGGCGCAAGACTAGAACTTTCTCCAGCATCACCTTAGATTCGCAAGAAATGGAAACCCCATGAGCACCCAACTCACTGACAGCAACGAATCTGTCGCTCAGAACATCACCCGGCTGAACCTCTTGGCTCCAGGGTCTACCTGCTCCACGGACCTCGCCGCCAACCCATGGGACACCCCCGCCGGCTACGGCCCAGGCGCTTCCCAAGAGGACAAGATTCCAGCGGGCTACCCGGTGCAGGGCTCCATTCCTGAAGAATATTTGAAGGCCAGCGACACCGAGCTTGATTCACGCATTGTGGCCGCCAAGGAAACCCTGGGGGACAGGGCCGTCATCCTCGGGCATTTCTACCAGCGCGACGAAGTGGTCAAGTACGCGGACTTCGTGGGGGATTCCTTCCAGCTCGCCAATGCGGCTCTGACCCGGGACAAGGCCGAAGCCATCGTCTTTTGCGGGGTGCACTTCATGGCTGAAACCGCCGATATCCTCAGCCGTGATGACCAGGCGGTCATCCTGCCCAACCTCGCCGCCGGATGCTCCATGGCCGATATGGCCGATGGGCCAAGCGTGCAGGCCTGCTGGGACGAGCTGAGTGCACTGTATGCGGATGAAGAAGATGATGGGCGACTGCCGGTGATCCCGGTGACCTACATGAACTGCTCGGCAGAACTCAAAGCCTTTGTCGGTCGCAACGGCGGATTGGTCTGCACCTCATCTAACGCAGCCACCGTTTTGGAGTGGGCTTTTGAGCGCGGACGCCGAGTCCTGTTCTTCCCCGACCAGCACCTGGGGCGCAATACCGCCAAGGCCATGGGCGTGCCGCTGGAACAAATGCCAATGTGGACCCCGCGCAAAGCCATGGGCGGAAATGACGCGCAGACCCTGCAGGACGCCAAGGTGATCTTGTGGCACGGATTCTGCTCCGTCCATAAGCGCTTCACCCCGGCACAGATCACCAAGGCGCGCGAGGAATTCCCTGGCGTCAAGGTCATCGTCCACCCCGAATGCCCGATGGAAGTAGTTGACGCTGCGGACGCAGCCGGATCCACCGACTTCATCCAGAAAGCCATTGCCGCAGCCACCGAACCTACGACCTTCGCCATTGGCACCGAAATCAATATGGTGAACCGGCTCGCTGCCCAGTACCCGCAGCACACGATTTTCTGCCTTGACCCGGTGATCTGCCCCTGCTCCACGATGTACCGCATCCACCCGGGCTACCTCGCCTGGGTGCTGGAAGAACTCGTGGCCGGCCGAGTGGTCAACCAGATCACGGTGCCCACAGAACAGCAGGGCGACGCAAAAATCGCCCTGGAGCGCATGCTGGCAGCCAAGCCATGAACCAGGCAGCCTTCGGCCCGAAAAAGCTGGTGATCATCGGCTCGGGCGTCGCCGGGTTGTGCGCGGCGTTGGAAGCCACACGTCTTGGTGCGCCGGTGCGCCTGCTGACGAAGCTGAATCTGGGCGATGGCAACAGCACCTGTGCCCAAGGCGGTCTATCCGCGGTCATCGCCCAAGGATTAGCCGCCGGAGATTCCGTGGCAAGCCACGTCACCGACACCCTGCGTGCCGGTGCGTGGCATGGCGGGGAGATGGCGGTCCAGGAACTGTGCAGTTCCGCTGCTGACCTGGTGGACACCTTGGAAGAGTACGCAGTCCAGTTTGATAAGGACTCATCGGGAAATTACCAACTGGGCCTTGAAGCCGCCCACAGTGCGCACCGGATCCTCCACGCAGGAGGGGACGCCACCGGCGCGGGCCTCGTGGCTGCCCTCAAACAGGCAGTGCGTTCAGCCCAACAGGCTGGGCAACTTGAAATCGTCGAGAATGCGCTCGTCACGGACCTGGAGTTCAACGGTTCGGCCCCATGCACGGTGCATTACCTGCAAGCCGAAGAATCCCAGCAGCTGGCAGCCGACGCAGTATTGCTGGCCACCGGCGGACTGGGCTCGCTGTATGAGGCCAGCACCAATCCTCACGGCGCCACGGCCGATGGCATCGGGCTGGCTGCTCGTGCCGGGGCCGTGATCAGCGATATGGAATTCATCCAATTCCATCCCACCCTGGTTGATCCCCAGCTCTACCCGGAAGCGGGAATGATCAGCGAAGCAGTGCGCGGCGAAGGCGCGGTCCTGATCAATGAGCTCGGGCAGCGTTTCATGGCTGAGATTGATGAGCGAGCCGAGTTGGCGCCCCGCGATGTGGTTGCCCGAGCTATCCATGCGCAGTATCAAGCCGGACATCAGGTCCTGATTGATGCCCGCGCCGTGGAATCGCGCAATGGTGCAGGGTTCCTGGCCCGCCGTTTCCCTTCGATCACCGCACGCCTGGAAGCCTGTGGACTCGACATGGCGCTGGCCCCGATTCCGGTGGTCGCTGCGCAGCACTACGCCATGGGAGGCATCCACACCGATGCGAATGGACGCACCAGCGTCCCCGGGCTCTATGCCGCCGGCGAATGCGCCAACACCACGGTGCACGGGGCCAA harbors:
- a CDS encoding helix-turn-helix transcriptional regulator, encoding MNAGQRRREELAAFLKDRRARADRASHGLPEVGRSRVRGLRREEVATLAGVSATWYTWLEQARDINPSRQVMQALARLFRLSAVESSYLLSLAGHGEVAPEESSAMTPALQRLLDVMDFPAFLLSSDWAIIGWNAEYAQLYPRISTVETEDRNLLWLVFTDAQLREMLPDWEKQSCGFVGSFRAETRGWLSPSGESGIVARVSAASEEFAAIWNERDVAGFQTGERLFRHPAKGLTRYEQHNLTPAEAPDLTLLMYTPL
- a CDS encoding alpha/beta fold hydrolase — protein: MTLDLNLRVVRTNAEVSGPSVLFIHGFASSGELNWERSRWLKYFTDAGRNVLLVDLPGHGEDPRRNEGSWAPSQIRQALAAIVMEFDEGPVDVIGYSLGSRLAWEFAAFNPDLVEHLIMGGPGAGDPLAAFDLVQGRANVAAGEPINDDYTATIMKIAQAEPSNDISALFELIEAIKSEPYDPAAKIPSVPTLLVAGDQDDLATTLPRLRRLLKDAGTRNEVLWLAGRNHANAVTSREFKEKALAFLAS
- a CDS encoding cation:proton antiporter, translating into MFGLGLVVILGVTIVLCTGLASRLRVAPPVLLLLSGLLLGFLPSLREVSLPPEVVLFLFLPALLFWESLTTSLREIRTNLRGIILASTLLVVATAGAVAVIGYLFGMAWGPAWVLGAALAPTDATAVGALTRNLSRRDVTLLKTESLINDGTALVIYGIAVGATVGTEKLPRCMFRGW
- the ilvD gene encoding dihydroxy-acid dehydratase, with translation MTTLRSHTVTHGRNMAGARALFRAAGVNGADLGRKPIIAVANSFTEFVPGHTHLQPVGRIVSEAIEAAGGIPREFNTIAVDDGIAMGHGGMLYSLPSRDLIADSVEYMVNAHCADALICISNCDKITPGMLMAALRLNIPTVFVSGGPMESGRATLVDGTVRTLDLVDAISEAVNENVSDADLLRIEESACPTCGSCSGMFTANSMNCLTEAMGLSLPGNGSTLATHTARKDLYQNAGKLVVDIANRYYGESDESVLPRSIATVEAFGNAMALDIAMGGSTNTILHLLAAAREAGVDFGLDEIDEVSRRVPCLAKVAPNAAGNGTIYYMEDVHRAGGIPAILGELRRGGLLDETVHTVHSATLGEWLDNWDIRGGSASEESLALWHAAPGGVRSSTAFSQSAQWETLDTDSEAGCIRSVEHAYSKDGGLAVLRGNIAVDGAVVKTAGVDPSIWTFTGPAVVCESQDEAVEKILNKQVKEGDVVVIRYEGPKGGPGMQEMLYPTSFLKGRGLGKSCALITDGRFSGGTSGLSIGHVSPEAASGGMIALVEDGDTISIDIPTRELTLNVSDEVLAERRERLISTTGYRPANRERVVSPALRAYAAMALSADKGAVRDVDRVERALREADEREAAAARAGA
- the nadA gene encoding quinolinate synthase NadA, with product MSTQLTDSNESVAQNITRLNLLAPGSTCSTDLAANPWDTPAGYGPGASQEDKIPAGYPVQGSIPEEYLKASDTELDSRIVAAKETLGDRAVILGHFYQRDEVVKYADFVGDSFQLANAALTRDKAEAIVFCGVHFMAETADILSRDDQAVILPNLAAGCSMADMADGPSVQACWDELSALYADEEDDGRLPVIPVTYMNCSAELKAFVGRNGGLVCTSSNAATVLEWAFERGRRVLFFPDQHLGRNTAKAMGVPLEQMPMWTPRKAMGGNDAQTLQDAKVILWHGFCSVHKRFTPAQITKAREEFPGVKVIVHPECPMEVVDAADAAGSTDFIQKAIAAATEPTTFAIGTEINMVNRLAAQYPQHTIFCLDPVICPCSTMYRIHPGYLAWVLEELVAGRVVNQITVPTEQQGDAKIALERMLAAKP
- a CDS encoding cation:proton antiporter produces the protein MAYAGGILVGAVLALVVIRLRAQMNSPAQETVLTTLTPFLAYFLAEIIEASGVLAVVTAGLFMSQARPRRSRAGSRRQSDGFWSLFTFILNASLFVLVGLELHAAARLLNGDLVVRGLMLVAIISLSLIIVRIGHLFTVTYIIRLLDRRPAQRLRRVSHRARIVSGVAGFRGAVSLAAALGVPLLVASGEPFPERDLIVFVTSGVIGVTILVQGLILPAVVRWAALAQDTAMHEERYLAERTATQEALAALDEAAMALGTDSTVSQRLRKDYETHLRIINAGARNIDGDDEVRQEQQYKALRLHMLEQKRATVVRLRNEGHIDDTVLRMIQNKLDSEELRLAPEQLSE
- a CDS encoding L-aspartate oxidase translates to MNQAAFGPKKLVIIGSGVAGLCAALEATRLGAPVRLLTKLNLGDGNSTCAQGGLSAVIAQGLAAGDSVASHVTDTLRAGAWHGGEMAVQELCSSAADLVDTLEEYAVQFDKDSSGNYQLGLEAAHSAHRILHAGGDATGAGLVAALKQAVRSAQQAGQLEIVENALVTDLEFNGSAPCTVHYLQAEESQQLAADAVLLATGGLGSLYEASTNPHGATADGIGLAARAGAVISDMEFIQFHPTLVDPQLYPEAGMISEAVRGEGAVLINELGQRFMAEIDERAELAPRDVVARAIHAQYQAGHQVLIDARAVESRNGAGFLARRFPSITARLEACGLDMALAPIPVVAAQHYAMGGIHTDANGRTSVPGLYAAGECANTTVHGANRLASNSLLEAMVFARKAVHAMATDAPGQSCTLDDLVVNQLPAPETQAPLELPQLKVLANKHLGVYRTGSGLEELVAVLDSSTPVAQGERELAELGNLYTCARMIAYAARQRTKSLGAHHRVDADGEGAAENNVRYGWVLEAAQPMNQQLENKEVNA
- a CDS encoding NUDIX hydrolase, with product MSSAPGWANVNERRNLPPALAVSTVILGIREGQDGGPDKLCLPLVRRIRQPHAGLWALPGGPVDARESLGQAAGRNLAETTGLRPSYLEQLYTFGDIDRSPTHRLVTIAYFALLNADQVGATVQDENVAWFDIDDPRIAQLAFDHRKIVDYALWRLRNKTEYGQIAHRLLGERFTLAALRGVYEAILGRRLDPANFRRTLKNTATIEATEEYLAGGQHRPPRLYRYVGHGPDPLEVDPAQD